A genome region from Bdellovibrionota bacterium includes the following:
- a CDS encoding response regulator transcription factor, translated as MNKILLVEDSVDSYQLVDRAIGGSNELHWAQNLQEAMELVKQHPFDLILLDVMLPDGDGFRLCSVLQTDETLSQIPVIFLTAKNSVSDKVLGFSVGADDYIPKPFDPLELKARIEGKMRKKQKEAVQADIIKTGEIEINKSTQSIRIKGQPDSDRIELTPIEFKILLMFAKAPGKVFSRDEILNHVWGENIHVYTRSVDTHVSKLRKKLEPYSNYVQSVHGSGYRFHVEKHDPLLRADVGGIAQLY; from the coding sequence ATGAATAAAATTTTATTAGTCGAAGATTCAGTGGATTCATATCAACTGGTTGATCGCGCCATCGGTGGCTCAAATGAACTACACTGGGCCCAAAATTTACAAGAGGCAATGGAGTTGGTAAAACAGCACCCTTTTGATTTAATACTTCTTGATGTGATGCTCCCAGATGGTGACGGCTTTAGATTATGCTCTGTTTTACAAACAGACGAAACGCTGTCGCAAATCCCTGTTATCTTTTTAACAGCGAAAAATTCTGTATCAGACAAAGTCCTTGGCTTCTCAGTGGGCGCAGATGATTACATCCCAAAACCATTTGATCCATTGGAATTAAAAGCTCGTATCGAAGGCAAGATGCGTAAAAAACAAAAGGAAGCTGTTCAAGCTGATATTATTAAAACCGGAGAAATCGAAATCAACAAATCGACTCAATCAATCAGAATCAAAGGTCAGCCCGATTCAGATCGTATCGAGTTAACACCTATTGAGTTCAAAATTTTATTGATGTTTGCAAAGGCACCTGGAAAAGTTTTCTCACGTGATGAAATCTTAAATCACGTATGGGGAGAGAATATTCATGTTTACACACGTTCAGTCGACACACACGTGAGCAAACTAAGAAAGAAATTAGAACCATACTCTAACTATGTACAATCTGTTCATGGCAGCGG
- a CDS encoding PilZ domain-containing protein, producing the protein MRVRPWPIIIIALIHIFAPIFNIYFSAQLNGVLFFDYLEYLFVNKHILENIFWMLLPLITGLSILKFRKWSYFLLMAFTLATSILLIQEWATSPKLPLQTFLILETVNVIIFCYFLLPSVRNVYLKPSLRWWEQKPRYLVDVPTLIETKNSTSTGTIRNISEGGGMIETTLDFSRGDIFNVSFELFQKKFMMEVQVVFKGIEGFGTFFTKVSPSQNELNKVIDQLTVQGYPLRTERPNLKDSFKQWIKGAVKGKGLLPQPEIRGQAIIRSTPKANKES; encoded by the coding sequence ATGAGAGTAAGACCATGGCCCATCATTATAATCGCTTTAATCCATATTTTTGCGCCTATCTTTAATATTTATTTTAGCGCGCAGCTAAATGGAGTTCTCTTTTTTGATTATCTCGAATATTTGTTTGTGAACAAACATATTCTAGAAAATATCTTCTGGATGCTTCTTCCTCTTATTACGGGTTTATCTATTCTTAAATTTAGGAAGTGGAGTTATTTTTTATTGATGGCTTTCACTCTAGCAACGAGTATTTTGCTAATTCAAGAGTGGGCGACCTCACCAAAACTTCCTCTTCAAACATTCTTAATTCTTGAAACTGTGAATGTCATTATCTTCTGTTATTTCTTACTTCCCTCAGTCAGAAACGTTTATCTAAAGCCCTCTCTCCGATGGTGGGAACAAAAGCCAAGATATTTAGTGGATGTCCCTACTCTTATTGAAACCAAAAATTCCACTTCTACTGGAACAATACGAAATATTTCAGAAGGCGGAGGAATGATTGAAACCACTCTCGATTTTTCGCGAGGAGATATTTTTAATGTCTCTTTCGAATTATTTCAGAAAAAATTCATGATGGAAGTTCAAGTCGTATTCAAAGGTATAGAAGGATTCGGAACATTCTTCACAAAAGTTTCTCCTTCGCAAAATGAACTCAACAAAGTGATTGATCAACTGACAGTTCAAGGTTATCCGCTAAGAACTGAACGCCCAAACTTGAAGGACAGTTTCAAGCAGTGGATAAAAGGTGCCGTCAAAGGCAAAGGACTTCTGCCTCAACCAGAAATTCGTGGTCAAGCCATCATTAGATCCACTCCAAAAGCAAATAAAGAGTCATAA
- a CDS encoding RNA-binding protein: protein MAKKLYVGNLPYSVQDQDLEQLFGQAGTVASARVITDRDSGRSKGFGFVEMEDDQAAIDCVERFNGQDFQGRALKVSEAKPQEGGGRSGGGGGGRGGFGGGGGRSGGGGGGRGDRFNSEY, encoded by the coding sequence ATGGCTAAGAAGTTATACGTAGGGAATTTACCTTACTCGGTTCAGGACCAAGATCTTGAGCAATTATTCGGACAAGCTGGAACAGTAGCATCAGCAAGAGTAATCACTGACCGTGATTCAGGCAGAAGCAAAGGTTTTGGTTTTGTTGAAATGGAAGACGATCAAGCAGCTATTGATTGTGTTGAGCGTTTTAACGGTCAAGATTTTCAAGGCAGAGCTTTGAAAGTTTCTGAAGCTAAACCACAAGAAGGTGGCGGACGCAGCGGCGGTGGCGGCGGCGGACGTGGTGGATTCGGTGGTGGTGGCGGACGCAGCGGCGGTGGCGGCGGCGGACGTGGCGATCGTTTCAACAGTGAGTACTAA
- the greB gene encoding transcription elongation factor GreB, whose translation MSSFKKNYITKEGAEALRQEYQHLFHVERPKLVTTVAWAASNGDRSENADYIYGKRRLREIDRRLGHLNDKLSRAEVVDISTLKSDKIIFGAVVEIEDEEGNAFKYQIVGEDEIDAEKGKMSWKSPVGKALLGKKIDEEVEVKTPNGIKIYTVLKFYFKNL comes from the coding sequence ATGTCGAGCTTTAAAAAAAACTACATTACAAAAGAAGGTGCAGAAGCTCTTAGACAAGAGTATCAGCATCTTTTTCATGTAGAGAGACCAAAGCTTGTAACGACCGTTGCCTGGGCTGCGAGTAATGGCGATCGTTCAGAAAATGCAGACTATATCTATGGTAAAAGAAGATTGAGAGAAATTGATCGTAGGCTCGGTCATCTGAATGACAAACTGTCGCGTGCAGAAGTAGTGGATATTTCCACACTCAAATCAGATAAAATTATTTTTGGTGCCGTTGTAGAAATTGAAGACGAAGAAGGTAATGCATTTAAATATCAAATTGTCGGTGAAGATGAGATTGATGCTGAGAAAGGCAAGATGAGTTGGAAATCGCCAGTAGGAAAAGCTCTGTTGGGGAAAAAAATCGATGAAGAAGTCGAGGTTAAAACTCCGAACGGTATAAAGATCTATACCGTTCTAAAGTTTTACTTTAAAAATCTATGA
- a CDS encoding alpha/beta hydrolase, which yields MKKLFYAVVLIFLSIGLVFYFFTLQTFQQIEIARMKWAGVSSIVDTNFHYFEKNNCTDEKNCQCVLLIHGLGDFALTWRNMLSEPKSSFAKNIHFFAPNLPGSLSSPKLKSQDDYNVQNMARLVSEAFIPKCDSWIVVGNSYGGWMAVFMALNLKQIKGLLLLAPAGLKKDYGYLTDYFLNPTVEGARGFYKKLYYNPKDVPDFIFERVVTRLKTQTVIEQLKSITNADYLELHLPRIQIPVSYVWGDADQVIPAEWSESYVRATPNSHYKLLKNCGHVPQKECFSEVLSELNALLLQAVP from the coding sequence ATGAAAAAGCTTTTTTACGCGGTTGTGTTGATATTTTTATCAATTGGTCTAGTTTTCTATTTTTTTACGCTGCAAACGTTTCAACAAATTGAAATTGCGAGAATGAAATGGGCCGGTGTCTCCAGTATTGTGGATACGAATTTTCATTATTTTGAGAAAAACAACTGCACGGATGAAAAAAACTGTCAGTGCGTGCTCTTAATCCATGGCTTGGGTGATTTTGCTCTCACTTGGAGAAACATGCTTTCAGAGCCAAAGTCTTCTTTTGCTAAAAACATTCACTTTTTTGCCCCAAATCTTCCGGGCTCCTTATCTAGTCCCAAGCTTAAATCACAAGATGATTATAATGTGCAGAATATGGCGCGCTTGGTATCCGAGGCTTTTATTCCAAAATGCGATTCATGGATTGTGGTGGGAAACAGTTACGGTGGATGGATGGCAGTATTCATGGCCCTGAATTTGAAACAAATAAAAGGGCTGTTGTTGCTAGCTCCCGCTGGCCTCAAAAAAGACTATGGATATCTTACAGATTATTTTTTAAATCCCACCGTCGAAGGAGCGAGAGGGTTTTATAAAAAACTATATTATAACCCTAAAGATGTTCCTGATTTTATTTTTGAAAGAGTAGTGACAAGATTAAAAACGCAAACTGTAATTGAGCAACTCAAATCGATAACAAATGCGGATTATTTAGAACTGCATCTTCCTAGAATTCAAATTCCTGTAAGCTATGTTTGGGGAGACGCAGATCAAGTAATTCCTGCGGAGTGGTCGGAGAGCTATGTTAGAGCCACGCCAAACTCTCATTACAAGCTTTTAAAAAACTGCGGCCACGTACCGCAAAAAGAATGCTTTTCGGAAGTCTTATCTGAGTTGAATGCGCTTTTATTGCAGGCAGTGCCTTAA
- a CDS encoding RluA family pseudouridine synthase: protein MAPKKNNRKNFLFEKTTSSHENLFDFLKEKVVVEKKIRFSDQLLQNYITRGFVKIDDRIEKLPQKFLKKGQFVSIVLKIEDIKRVQKPPKVEFNFGKKNILFEDEYIIVLNKPIGVPTHSTLDPDRDHLVAGLKRYLKERDGKISYVGLHHRLDKDTSGIVLLTKQQSVNKAVGDLFAKRKIVKTYVALTRSPNLHQNSWTIESHLARKPDSQIMQSVKSGGDHAITDFLVKEKNDKYALIEVKPQTGRTHQIRVHLFEHGLPILGDPLYFKDGSQNYPRLFLHAHKLRFKHPATNFMIEIESDIPEAFEEYI, encoded by the coding sequence ATGGCACCTAAAAAAAATAACCGGAAGAATTTTTTATTTGAAAAAACAACTTCCTCTCACGAAAATCTTTTTGATTTCTTAAAAGAAAAAGTAGTAGTAGAGAAAAAAATCAGATTCTCTGATCAACTCTTACAAAACTACATCACTCGTGGGTTTGTAAAAATCGATGATCGCATCGAAAAGCTTCCGCAGAAGTTTTTAAAAAAAGGGCAGTTTGTTTCTATCGTCTTAAAAATCGAAGACATCAAGCGCGTGCAAAAACCACCAAAAGTAGAATTCAATTTTGGAAAGAAAAATATTTTGTTCGAGGATGAATACATTATTGTTCTAAATAAACCGATTGGCGTTCCCACCCATTCCACTCTTGATCCAGATCGAGATCATCTGGTGGCCGGCCTTAAAAGATATTTAAAAGAACGCGACGGAAAAATTTCTTATGTGGGACTGCATCATCGACTAGACAAGGACACTTCTGGAATTGTGCTTTTAACAAAACAACAGAGCGTAAACAAAGCGGTCGGCGATCTTTTTGCCAAAAGAAAAATAGTAAAAACCTATGTGGCCTTAACCCGCAGCCCAAACTTGCATCAAAATTCTTGGACAATTGAAAGTCACCTGGCTCGAAAACCTGATTCGCAGATTATGCAGTCTGTAAAGAGCGGTGGCGATCACGCCATCACGGACTTTCTAGTGAAAGAAAAAAACGATAAGTATGCTTTGATTGAAGTGAAACCTCAAACCGGCAGAACCCATCAAATTAGAGTGCATTTATTTGAACACGGATTACCGATTTTAGGTGATCCTCTTTACTTTAAAGATGGATCTCAGAATTATCCCAGACTCTTCTTACATGCGCATAAATTGAGATTTAAACATCCGGCCACAAATTTTATGATCGAAATTGAATCCGACATTCCCGAGGCATTTGAAGAGTATATCTAA
- a CDS encoding MATE family efflux transporter: MITKPYFKSLFYELRITLKLALPIVLSQLGQLSFGLMDTAMVGRAGVVPLSASAFVNNVCNIPMVFALGMSSAVSVLIAQSFGEKNYKNCGRILNNALLFIGLITFLIIIGLILLSGHLSIFQQPIEVLNESYNYYLTISWSILPFILFFVLKHFSEGISHPVVPLAFLGIGLLANFILNSLLIYGLYGFPELGLYGAGIATLISRVLVVVLFYIYILRSKIYEKFRTTFASEKIDIYAFKDLARIGIPSGFQYLFEVAAFAGSGIMIGWLGTKALAAHQIALQIASTTFMMALGLSFAVGVRVGQLKGEQNYPALRQVGIGSFSFVGITLGILGVGILLTRNYLPTLFISDVEVEQMAAQILIIVCLFQISDSTQAVAMSALRGLQDVKIPTVIAFFAYWVVALPLGYYLAFKEGYKHMGIWAALGISLLISSMLLVARFLHKSKKLVKENEITYGT; the protein is encoded by the coding sequence ATGATAACCAAGCCTTATTTTAAATCCTTATTCTATGAGCTTAGAATCACGCTCAAATTAGCCTTACCAATTGTTTTATCTCAATTGGGTCAACTGTCTTTTGGTTTAATGGATACGGCAATGGTAGGAAGAGCCGGGGTTGTTCCATTGAGTGCTTCTGCCTTCGTAAATAATGTTTGCAACATTCCTATGGTCTTTGCCTTAGGTATGTCATCGGCGGTTTCCGTATTGATTGCACAAAGCTTTGGAGAGAAGAACTATAAAAATTGCGGAAGAATCCTCAATAACGCCTTACTTTTTATCGGACTGATTACATTTTTGATCATTATTGGATTAATACTATTGAGCGGACATCTTTCAATCTTTCAACAACCTATTGAGGTGCTCAATGAATCTTACAACTATTACCTGACTATTTCGTGGTCGATTCTTCCTTTTATTTTATTTTTTGTACTCAAACATTTTTCAGAAGGAATATCTCATCCTGTAGTACCTTTGGCTTTTCTAGGAATAGGCCTACTTGCAAATTTTATTCTAAATTCCTTACTGATTTACGGATTGTACGGATTTCCTGAACTTGGACTTTATGGAGCAGGAATTGCGACCCTTATATCCAGGGTTTTAGTGGTTGTTCTTTTTTATATTTATATTCTACGCTCAAAAATTTATGAAAAATTCAGAACTACTTTTGCGTCGGAAAAAATAGATATCTACGCTTTTAAAGATCTAGCAAGAATTGGAATTCCAAGTGGATTTCAATACCTCTTTGAAGTTGCTGCATTTGCAGGAAGCGGAATTATGATTGGGTGGCTGGGTACGAAAGCTCTTGCAGCCCATCAGATTGCACTACAAATTGCCTCCACTACATTTATGATGGCACTAGGCTTATCTTTTGCTGTTGGAGTTCGAGTAGGACAACTCAAAGGCGAACAAAACTATCCTGCCTTAAGGCAAGTTGGAATTGGATCTTTTTCATTTGTGGGAATTACTCTGGGCATTTTAGGTGTAGGAATTTTACTAACGAGAAACTACCTCCCTACTCTTTTTATTTCTGATGTAGAAGTTGAGCAGATGGCTGCACAAATTTTAATTATTGTCTGCCTATTCCAAATCTCTGATAGCACTCAAGCAGTAGCGATGTCAGCACTACGTGGGCTGCAAGATGTGAAAATTCCAACAGTGATAGCCTTTTTTGCATACTGGGTAGTAGCTCTACCTCTAGGTTACTATTTGGCTTTTAAAGAAGGTTATAAACACATGGGTATTTGGGCTGCACTGGGAATTAGTTTACTTATATCTTCAATGCTTTTAGTAGCGCGATTCTTACACAAATCAAAAAAGCTAGTTAAGGAAAATGAGATCACTTATGGCACCTAA
- a CDS encoding TIGR02147 family protein, translating to MLVNDIDKNLTLRTLLNEEYQRRALKNPSFSLRAFAQKLNIDVSLLSKLLRGKRQFTRETTLKVTDFLGVTESAIFDHLNFTANDYTFLEEDHFLILSHYIHFALLEYFKLNEDFDIKIIAKRFRTTPVIIEGALNRLVRLKFIKSTKDGYKLMRPENEWVDFKRTSSARKKYQIELLEKAIERIEDIDVVKRDNTSNTMAIDPELMPEVKKKITQFRRSLDKYVDQNSKRKTEVYNLSVAFFPLTKNLKNL from the coding sequence ATGTTGGTAAATGATATAGACAAAAATTTAACCCTAAGAACTCTTTTAAATGAAGAGTATCAAAGAAGAGCTTTAAAAAATCCTTCCTTCTCACTGCGTGCTTTTGCTCAAAAGCTCAATATCGATGTTTCATTGCTGTCTAAACTTTTGCGTGGAAAAAGACAATTTACCCGAGAAACAACTCTTAAAGTAACAGACTTTCTTGGCGTAACTGAATCTGCGATTTTTGATCACCTGAATTTCACAGCTAATGATTATACATTCTTAGAAGAAGATCATTTCTTGATTCTTTCTCATTATATTCACTTTGCACTTTTAGAATATTTTAAATTGAACGAAGATTTTGATATAAAGATCATCGCAAAACGATTCCGAACAACACCTGTAATTATCGAAGGTGCTTTGAATCGCTTAGTAAGACTCAAGTTCATCAAGTCTACAAAAGATGGCTACAAACTAATGCGTCCTGAAAATGAATGGGTGGATTTTAAAAGAACATCAAGCGCTCGTAAAAAGTATCAAATCGAACTCTTAGAAAAAGCCATCGAAAGAATCGAAGATATCGATGTCGTAAAACGTGATAACACATCAAATACAATGGCCATCGATCCTGAGCTTATGCCCGAAGTGAAAAAGAAGATTACACAATTTAGAAGAAGTCTCGACAAATATGTAGACCAAAATTCCAAGAGGAAAACCGAAGTCTATAATCTTTCAGTAGCCTTTTTCCCATTAACTAAGAACTTAAAAAACTTATAG
- a CDS encoding GNAT family N-acetyltransferase, giving the protein MKLPILKTDRLTLSPLSMSDFLLMRELDTDPEVVKYLAHGQVRAESETTKFLAKILNDYEKYGLGLYKATLTESGEFVGRAGLIPWNIENEFMWEVGCSLKPSFWKKGLATEATEFLIDWAFNNLSVNFIIGLIDPENQNSINVSKKIGMSFWKTVVVYDCTVDAYRVNKKGAN; this is encoded by the coding sequence ATGAAATTACCTATATTAAAAACCGACAGATTGACACTATCGCCACTATCGATGTCTGATTTTTTGCTCATGCGAGAATTGGATACCGATCCGGAAGTGGTAAAGTATTTAGCTCACGGGCAGGTGCGGGCAGAATCCGAGACCACAAAATTTTTAGCCAAAATTTTAAATGATTATGAGAAATATGGTCTTGGTCTTTACAAAGCGACTTTGACAGAGTCCGGTGAATTTGTCGGGAGGGCAGGGTTGATACCGTGGAATATCGAAAATGAATTCATGTGGGAGGTGGGCTGTTCATTAAAACCTTCATTTTGGAAAAAAGGTTTAGCCACCGAAGCTACCGAATTTTTAATAGATTGGGCCTTCAATAATCTCTCCGTAAATTTCATTATCGGTTTGATTGATCCTGAAAATCAAAACTCCATAAATGTATCCAAAAAAATCGGCATGTCTTTTTGGAAAACAGTAGTGGTCTACGATTGCACCGTGGATGCCTACAGAGTGAATAAAAAAGGCGCCAACTGA
- a CDS encoding S8 family serine peptidase has product MFKMKIFAFVFFSLFIWMIAISGSPTVIAVLDTPVDYSHPEIQAVLEEDLLKNAQFVDERGEEKSWYDLNLEAKAEFEKRLNQELYAEQIEYLNAMHGSTESRSQTGKNLKFLIARGTLKYIFSPKYRSSLNIVAKYLHGTHVAGIMMKSLSNVRLISFPLLKISEKMTLSDILNYDPVPQREEMRQQFEQISKILQSNHVRVVNLSIGTSHALYFKEIRKRATLVHKTVFRKKLRNMSNESAKIFKEEMMRFIRANPNSVFVLGAGNDRRDLSKTPDHTATIEAENLIKVAAVSRSGSIARFSNHSPLLVDIAARGTGISSAMAGGGEIHMSGTSQAVPKVTNALAQIFESAPQISVQEAIDMLYEKHTKEKPSLADFVANGRVLAIDRLSLFPHRSSSENFRAEMGDAPLEDLKSLFDKYMDIDGLLPRESSISKNACHAIFR; this is encoded by the coding sequence ATGTTTAAAATGAAAATATTTGCTTTTGTATTTTTTAGTTTATTTATATGGATGATTGCCATTTCTGGGTCTCCAACGGTGATTGCTGTTTTGGATACACCGGTCGATTATTCACACCCCGAAATTCAAGCTGTTCTTGAAGAAGACCTTCTTAAGAATGCACAATTTGTTGATGAAAGAGGAGAAGAAAAATCATGGTACGACCTGAACCTCGAAGCCAAAGCTGAATTTGAAAAGAGGTTGAATCAAGAACTTTATGCAGAGCAGATCGAATATCTAAATGCGATGCACGGATCTACGGAGAGTCGTTCGCAAACGGGCAAGAATTTAAAATTTTTAATTGCTAGAGGGACATTAAAATACATATTTTCCCCGAAATACAGATCAAGTTTGAATATTGTAGCTAAGTATCTTCATGGAACTCATGTCGCGGGAATTATGATGAAATCACTGAGTAATGTAAGACTCATTAGTTTTCCACTCCTTAAAATATCTGAAAAAATGACTCTATCTGATATCCTCAACTACGATCCCGTTCCACAGCGCGAGGAAATGAGGCAGCAATTCGAGCAGATTTCAAAAATTCTTCAGAGTAACCATGTGCGGGTGGTCAACCTATCTATAGGTACTTCTCATGCATTGTATTTTAAAGAGATTAGGAAGCGTGCCACACTCGTACACAAAACAGTGTTTCGTAAAAAACTAAGGAATATGTCTAATGAAAGCGCAAAAATTTTCAAGGAAGAGATGATGAGGTTTATTCGCGCCAATCCCAATTCAGTATTTGTTTTAGGTGCCGGAAATGATAGGCGTGATCTCAGTAAGACGCCAGATCATACCGCAACTATCGAAGCAGAAAATCTCATTAAGGTTGCTGCGGTCAGTAGAAGTGGTAGTATTGCGCGGTTCTCTAATCACTCACCTTTACTTGTAGACATTGCCGCACGTGGTACCGGGATATCCAGTGCCATGGCAGGGGGCGGAGAGATACATATGTCGGGTACTTCCCAAGCAGTACCAAAGGTCACGAATGCTCTCGCTCAAATTTTTGAATCTGCTCCGCAAATTTCAGTTCAAGAAGCTATAGATATGTTATATGAAAAGCATACTAAAGAAAAACCATCGTTAGCAGATTTTGTTGCGAATGGCAGAGTTCTAGCTATCGACAGACTTTCTTTATTTCCGCACAGATCTTCATCAGAAAACTTCCGCGCTGAAATGGGTGATGCCCCTTTAGAAGATCTGAAAAGTCTTTTTGACAAATATATGGATATAGACGGCCTTTTGCCGCGTGAATCTTCAATTTCAAAAAATGCATGTCACGCTATATTTAGATGA
- a CDS encoding TIGR02147 family protein: MAQFKELLQQEFLRRTTKNGGYSLRAYAKFLDMSHATLSTMLAGKRTITPATITKLAKKLGLGPQATENYLNPATNEDGKTQNYHVIQEDAFNSISEWYFDAILQLSLIPKINLEPNTISSVLSISKLEARLALETLERLELLKKNKNGKWIKTQKNSINYLDPDFTNVAMRKYQKSILEKSLEALDNLPRSERDHTSTMMAVQKKDLTQVKELIKKFRHDLDKYLQRDGAKFDEIYQLQMSFFPITNLTNKKNEEKK, translated from the coding sequence ATGGCACAATTTAAAGAACTACTACAACAAGAATTTTTGCGAAGGACTACTAAGAATGGCGGATACTCTCTTCGCGCCTATGCAAAGTTTTTAGATATGAGCCACGCAACACTTTCTACGATGCTTGCGGGTAAGCGGACAATTACTCCAGCTACAATTACCAAGCTTGCAAAAAAATTAGGTTTAGGCCCTCAAGCCACTGAAAACTATTTAAATCCGGCCACAAATGAAGATGGCAAGACTCAAAATTATCATGTTATCCAAGAAGACGCGTTCAATTCCATTTCAGAATGGTATTTTGATGCGATTTTGCAATTGAGCTTAATTCCAAAAATCAATTTAGAGCCAAATACAATATCTTCAGTTCTCTCTATTTCGAAACTGGAAGCCAGGCTCGCATTAGAAACCTTAGAGCGATTGGAACTCTTAAAGAAAAATAAAAATGGAAAATGGATAAAAACTCAAAAAAATTCTATTAACTATTTGGATCCTGATTTTACAAATGTGGCTATGAGGAAATATCAAAAAAGCATTCTAGAAAAGTCTTTAGAGGCCTTGGATAATCTACCGCGTAGTGAAAGAGATCATACATCCACAATGATGGCTGTTCAAAAAAAAGATCTTACGCAGGTTAAAGAACTCATAAAAAAATTCAGGCACGATTTAGACAAATATTTACAGAGAGATGGGGCAAAATTTGATGAGATCTACCAACTTCAAATGTCCTTTTTTCCAATAACAAATTTAACAAATAAAAAGAACGAGGAGAAAAAATAA
- a CDS encoding alpha/beta hydrolase, with the protein MKFILVLTALFLVSCSSSPKNPTQKTIVLIHGAHMDGSSWSQVKAILENNGQEVVAPTMPGRDNNKNVDLNTYAQVACDQAPDNSIIVGHSQGGAIANQMVGICPEKIVKIIYVTAVVPLSGERPFDLMEKRDEKAYAKTVVFKKDRAEPKNKRAFLRAMAQDFDHKTTKSPVIYSEPTKVAGTLVKFEAEDFDVIPKAYVFAEADLIITLATQKKYTNRTEFQETYTIVSGHLPMVTKPAALADVLLKSSTL; encoded by the coding sequence ATGAAATTCATTTTAGTTTTAACTGCATTATTCTTAGTTTCTTGCTCTTCATCTCCTAAAAATCCAACTCAAAAAACAATTGTTTTGATTCATGGGGCTCACATGGATGGATCGAGCTGGAGTCAGGTAAAAGCAATCTTGGAAAATAACGGTCAAGAGGTTGTTGCTCCAACAATGCCAGGAAGAGATAACAATAAAAATGTAGATCTCAATACCTATGCTCAAGTGGCTTGCGATCAAGCACCAGACAATTCAATCATTGTAGGTCATAGCCAAGGTGGGGCGATTGCAAATCAAATGGTTGGGATTTGTCCTGAAAAAATCGTGAAGATTATTTATGTCACGGCGGTCGTTCCGTTGAGCGGTGAAAGACCTTTTGATCTAATGGAAAAGCGCGATGAGAAAGCTTACGCAAAAACTGTAGTTTTCAAAAAAGACAGAGCTGAGCCTAAAAATAAAAGAGCATTCCTAAGAGCCATGGCTCAGGATTTTGATCATAAAACGACAAAGTCTCCTGTGATATATTCTGAACCAACAAAGGTTGCGGGAACTTTAGTAAAATTTGAGGCGGAAGATTTTGACGTCATTCCGAAAGCTTACGTTTTTGCCGAAGCAGATCTTATTATCACTCTAGCCACGCAAAAGAAATATACCAATCGAACCGAGTTTCAAGAGACCTATACCATCGTGTCGGGCCATCTTCCAATGGTTACAAAACCTGCGGCCCTTGCCGATGTCCTCTTAAAATCGTCCACTCTCTAG
- the pgsA gene encoding CDP-diacylglycerol--glycerol-3-phosphate 3-phosphatidyltransferase — translation MQWKKHLPNLLTYSRMAFVPFIIWFIYLDTTQSGIIACGLFILASITDYYDGYFARKWGIVSNMGKFMDPVADKVLVSSTLIMLIPTDRLTTIMVIILVARDSIIDGLRSVAATQNVIISAAKMGKWKTATQMVAIPCILFNYPLFGLPIYQIGYWTLWVSVALSVISGYHYIKGYLKS, via the coding sequence ATGCAGTGGAAAAAACATTTACCCAATTTACTGACCTACTCTCGCATGGCTTTTGTACCATTCATTATCTGGTTTATTTATCTTGATACGACTCAATCTGGAATCATTGCCTGCGGATTGTTTATTTTGGCTTCGATAACGGACTATTATGACGGCTATTTTGCTCGCAAATGGGGAATCGTCAGCAATATGGGAAAATTCATGGATCCCGTTGCCGACAAGGTTTTGGTTTCGAGTACACTCATTATGCTTATTCCAACAGATCGTCTTACCACGATAATGGTGATTATTCTTGTAGCAAGAGATTCTATCATTGATGGATTAAGATCAGTGGCTGCTACCCAAAATGTGATCATCAGCGCAGCGAAGATGGGAAAATGGAAAACTGCTACGCAGATGGTGGCGATCCCATGCATTCTTTTTAACTATCCCTTATTTGGATTGCCTATTTATCAAATCGGCTATTGGACTCTTTGGGTCAGCGTGGCTTTGAGCGTGATTTCTGGTTATCACTACATCAAAGGTTATCTCAAATCTTAA